A part of Deltaproteobacteria bacterium genomic DNA contains:
- a CDS encoding DEAD/DEAH box helicase produces the protein MNEPNDTLAAFHPLIRKWFRERLGAPTPIQTLAWPEIAQGRHVLVTAPTGSGKTLTAFLWAVHQLVSGAWGLGRTRVLYVSPLKALNNDIRRNLAGPLEEIGAYFLRDGQEFPSIGVLTRSGDTPAEERRQMARRAPEILITTPESLNIMLSSRAGRAMFTG, from the coding sequence ATGAACGAACCTAATGACACCCTGGCCGCCTTTCATCCCTTAATCCGGAAATGGTTCAGGGAAAGGCTGGGGGCTCCAACCCCTATACAAACTCTGGCCTGGCCGGAAATCGCCCAGGGAAGACACGTGCTGGTGACGGCACCCACGGGGAGCGGCAAGACCCTTACGGCCTTCCTCTGGGCCGTCCATCAATTAGTCAGCGGCGCCTGGGGTCTGGGCCGGACCCGGGTCCTCTATGTCTCGCCCTTAAAGGCCCTCAATAACGATATCAGGCGCAACCTGGCCGGACCCCTGGAAGAGATCGGAGCCTATTTTTTGCGGGACGGCCAGGAATTTCCCTCCATCGGCGTACTGACCCGCAGCGGCGACACCCCGGCCGAAGAACGGCGGCAAATGGCTCGGCGGGCCCCGGAAATCTTGATTACGACGCCCGAAAGTTTGAACATCATGCTCAGTTCTCGAGCCGGCCGGGCGATGTTTACGGG
- a CDS encoding MaoC family dehydratase N-terminal domain-containing protein: MTKSSLITDEALALIGKETEPVTQEVTAKDIRRFCYAVGDLNPLYLDEEYARQTSFGRTIAPPMFFDIPTMPEYPLDQLSPDGLPQTNLMPPLRATRNMAGGNEVEFFQPIRIGDRITRVSKIAEIYEKEGRSGPLVFTVYESRYSNQDGQLVARERLTGISW; this comes from the coding sequence ATGACTAAATCCTCCCTGATCACTGACGAAGCCCTGGCCCTCATCGGGAAGGAAACCGAGCCGGTGACGCAAGAAGTGACCGCCAAAGACATTCGAAGGTTTTGTTATGCCGTAGGGGATTTGAACCCTCTTTACCTTGACGAAGAATACGCCCGGCAAACCAGCTTCGGCCGGACCATAGCGCCTCCCATGTTTTTTGACATCCCGACCATGCCCGAATATCCCCTGGACCAACTGAGCCCGGACGGCCTTCCCCAAACCAATCTGATGCCGCCCCTCAGGGCAACCCGTAACATGGCCGGTGGCAATGAGGTCGAATTTTTCCAACCCATCCGGATCGGAGACCGGATCACCAGGGTCAGCAAGATCGCCGAAATCTACGAAAAGGAAGGCCGTTCCGGTCCCCTGGTTTTCACGGTCTACGAAAGCCGGTATTCGAACCAGGACGGCCAACTGGTTGCACGGGAACGGTTGACCGGAATTTCCTGGTAA
- a CDS encoding acyl dehydratase, whose product MDHRQRYFEEVQVGEEMPEVVRVPTRAQLFMYSAVSWNVHRIHYDQDYAQSEGHPSVLVHGPLQGAFLGQYLTDWGAPEGRLRKISWSNRGRAFSDEPYSIKGEIKAKRTIEGEGIIDCEIWSENKAGERLIVGRATMALPSRR is encoded by the coding sequence ATGGATCATCGACAGCGATATTTCGAAGAAGTGCAGGTCGGAGAGGAGATGCCGGAGGTCGTCAGGGTCCCGACGCGGGCCCAACTGTTTATGTATAGCGCCGTCAGTTGGAACGTCCACCGCATCCATTACGATCAGGATTACGCCCAAAGCGAGGGGCACCCGAGTGTGCTGGTCCACGGGCCCCTTCAGGGTGCCTTTTTGGGCCAATATCTGACCGATTGGGGGGCACCGGAAGGAAGACTCCGGAAGATCTCCTGGAGTAACCGGGGGAGAGCCTTTTCCGATGAACCTTATAGTATCAAAGGGGAAATCAAAGCCAAGCGGACCATTGAGGGGGAAGGGATCATCGACTGCGAGATCTGGAGTGAAAATAAAGCCGGCGAGCGGTTGATTGTCGGCCGCGCCACCATGGCCCTGCCTTCGCGCCGTTGA
- a CDS encoding 2-hydroxyacyl-CoA dehydratase, which yields MAETEKAKTDLKEIQRKLTAGASYRRMIAAKEEGKPICVASAGVPNEVMYAMDVYPIFPESLAAISAGTGKAGPFFDEARDRGYTNTVCSYTRCGLGIAWTNQCAFGPVPDPDLFITDVSVCCLHVTWWAYLEDHFKKPTFFMDMPATDNPDDPAYIDYYENQIHEMVKFVEANSPGRFDQKRLEDAVRYSDLAGHYWKKIMGLRRNKPSPISFRSLAGQIIPLVTALGEKDAADFYEALYEKYRNDIEQGKSPCKEGEKYRLIWNGIPIWHHLQVINYFEDKGANFVWEPYTNLSWGNKTKTGRLDLSRPFHTLAEKYTNVMSNRRIEDRFRYYDQAIQDYGVDGLVMFSNRSCRPMSIGQGELVDLVREKYDIPILIFEGDQADPEGFSWDDARTRIDGFIEILEGRKKRT from the coding sequence ATGGCCGAAACGGAAAAAGCCAAAACAGATCTAAAAGAAATACAGCGGAAGCTGACTGCCGGCGCCTCATACCGGCGGATGATTGCCGCCAAGGAAGAGGGGAAGCCGATCTGTGTAGCCAGCGCCGGGGTTCCCAACGAGGTGATGTACGCCATGGACGTTTACCCCATATTCCCGGAGAGTCTGGCCGCCATCTCGGCCGGCACCGGGAAGGCCGGACCTTTCTTCGATGAGGCCAGGGATCGGGGCTACACCAACACGGTCTGTTCCTACACGAGGTGTGGTCTGGGGATCGCCTGGACCAATCAGTGCGCCTTCGGACCTGTCCCGGACCCCGACCTTTTTATAACCGATGTCAGCGTCTGCTGTCTTCACGTGACCTGGTGGGCCTACCTGGAAGACCATTTCAAGAAACCCACTTTTTTCATGGATATGCCGGCCACGGACAACCCCGATGATCCGGCCTACATCGACTACTATGAAAACCAGATCCATGAGATGGTCAAGTTCGTGGAGGCCAACAGTCCCGGCCGTTTTGACCAAAAGCGGTTGGAGGATGCGGTCCGCTATTCGGACCTGGCCGGCCACTACTGGAAAAAAATCATGGGGCTGAGGCGCAACAAACCATCGCCTATCAGCTTCCGCAGCCTGGCCGGCCAGATCATTCCCCTGGTCACCGCCCTGGGCGAAAAGGATGCCGCCGATTTCTATGAAGCCCTTTATGAGAAGTATCGGAACGATATCGAGCAAGGGAAGAGTCCCTGCAAAGAAGGTGAGAAATACCGTCTTATCTGGAACGGCATCCCGATCTGGCATCACCTCCAGGTCATCAATTATTTTGAGGACAAAGGGGCGAATTTTGTCTGGGAGCCCTATACCAATCTGAGCTGGGGCAATAAAACCAAGACCGGCCGGCTCGATCTTTCGCGCCCCTTCCATACCCTGGCCGAGAAGTACACCAACGTCATGAGCAATCGCCGCATCGAGGATCGATTCCGTTATTATGATCAGGCCATCCAGGATTATGGCGTGGACGGTCTGGTCATGTTTTCCAACAGGAGCTGCCGCCCCATGTCCATCGGACAGGGAGAACTGGTCGACCTGGTCCGGGAGAAATATGATATTCCCATATTAATTTTTGAGGGTGATCAAGCCGACCCGGAGGGTTTTAGCTGGGACGACGCCAGAACCAGGATCGATGGATTCATCGAAATCCTCGAGGGACGGAAAAAAAGAACGTGA
- a CDS encoding 2-hydroxyacyl-CoA dehydratase, which produces MIEAFKEKFEKRHQIAREIKKDGRKIIGCFYGSVPKELVHAAGIVPVQLVEDQNSQYEAKSGLLPYLCGMSKNLTGQIHDKVFDYLDAVMVSTVCDTNRHVPDIWERNKVFPKTWIVRAPIMANEVAVAYYTREVHRLADELGKFSGRKVTEDGLRQSIALYNENKALFRKFYQIRMESGLSAEDAVYVFASALVLPVEEHNAMLKQLLEDLKPAPARNQKTRLMLCALNLNMSLAVIRMAEKYEAQVVTDDFTHNARYGSEEIEVNGDVFKALAQGYLRKIPLPGMYSFEQRAKYIRDLMTESRSEGLIYLIQQYCDAYVMEYAVLKEYFDQWKLPHLKIEAEDTPLSIEQLNVRVQSFLESLV; this is translated from the coding sequence ATGATCGAAGCATTCAAAGAGAAATTTGAAAAAAGACACCAGATCGCCAGGGAGATCAAAAAAGACGGAAGGAAGATCATCGGTTGCTTCTATGGCTCGGTTCCCAAGGAACTGGTCCATGCCGCCGGAATAGTTCCAGTTCAATTAGTGGAGGACCAAAACTCCCAATATGAGGCCAAGTCCGGACTCCTGCCTTATCTCTGCGGCATGAGCAAGAACCTGACCGGTCAGATCCACGACAAGGTCTTTGATTACCTAGACGCCGTGATGGTTTCGACCGTCTGCGACACCAATCGACATGTTCCCGACATCTGGGAACGCAACAAGGTCTTCCCCAAGACCTGGATCGTACGGGCTCCGATCATGGCCAATGAGGTGGCCGTGGCCTACTACACCCGGGAAGTCCACCGGCTGGCCGATGAATTGGGGAAATTCTCGGGCCGGAAAGTAACAGAGGACGGGCTGCGGCAATCGATTGCCCTTTATAACGAGAACAAGGCCCTTTTCCGGAAATTCTACCAGATCCGCATGGAGTCCGGACTCTCGGCCGAAGACGCTGTGTACGTCTTCGCTTCGGCCCTGGTGCTGCCGGTTGAGGAACACAACGCCATGCTGAAGCAACTCCTGGAAGACCTGAAACCGGCCCCGGCCCGGAATCAGAAGACCAGGCTTATGCTCTGCGCCCTCAATCTGAACATGTCCCTGGCCGTCATCCGCATGGCTGAGAAATATGAAGCCCAGGTGGTGACGGACGATTTCACCCATAACGCCCGCTACGGCTCGGAAGAAATCGAGGTCAATGGAGATGTCTTCAAGGCCCTGGCCCAGGGTTATCTCCGCAAGATCCCCCTGCCCGGCATGTATTCCTTCGAACAAAGGGCCAAATACATCCGGGATCTGATGACCGAATCCCGGTCGGAGGGGTTGATCTATCTCATTCAGCAGTACTGCGACGCCTACGTTATGGAATACGCCGTCCTGAAGGAATATTTCGACCAATGGAAGCTGCCCCATCTCAAGATCGAGGCCGAAGATACCCCTCTTTCCATTGAACAGTTAAACGTCAGGGTCCAGTCCTTTTTGGAATCCCTGGTTTGA